Part of the Oncorhynchus mykiss isolate Arlee chromosome 12, USDA_OmykA_1.1, whole genome shotgun sequence genome, cactggatgtttttgaggtgggacgctagcatcccaatGATCCGTAAGAAGTTTAACAAACTGTAGacttgcatgacacaagtaatatttccaacaattgtttacagacagattatttcacatataattcactgtatcacaattccagtgggtcagaagtttacatacactaagttgacagtgccttcaaacagcttggaaaattccagaaaattatgtcattgctttagaagcttctgatcggctaattgacataatttgagtcaattggaggtgtatttcaaggcctaccttcaaactcagtgcctctttgcttgacatcatgggaaaatcaaaagcaatcagccgaggacctcagaaaaaacattgtagacctccacaagtctggtttatccttgggagcacattccaaatgcctgaaggtaccccgttcatctgtacaaacaatagtacgcaagtataaacaccatgggaccacgcagccgtcataccgctcaggaaggagacgcgttctgtctcctagagattaacgtacgttggtgcgaaaagtgcaaatcaatcccagaacaacagaaaaggaccttgtgaagatgctggaggaaaaaggtacaaaagcatctatatccacagtaaaacaaggcctatatcgacataacctgaaaggccactcagcaaggaagaagccactgctccaaaaccaccataaaaaagccagaatacagtttgcaactgcacatgaggataaagatcatacttttttgagaaatgtcctctggtctgatgaaacaaaaatagaactgtttggccataatgaccatcgttatgtttgaaggaaaaaagggggatgcttgcaagatgaagaacaccaccccaacagtgaaacacaggggtggcagcatcatgtttggAAAGCTGATtggaaagattggaaagctgccgcggtcttccccctcttcaaagggggagacactctagacccaaactgccacagacctatatctatcctaccctgcatctctaaggtcttcgaaagccaagttcaCGAaaagattactgaccattttgaatcacattgtaccttctccgctatgcaatctggttttcgagctggtcatgggtgcacctcagccacgctcaaggtccttaacgatatcataaccgccatcgataagagacattactgtgcagctgtattcatcgacctggccaaggctttcgactctgtcaatcatcacattcttattggcagactcaacagccttggtttctcaaatgattgcctcgcctggttcaccaactacttctctgatagagctcagtgtgtcaaatcggagggcctgttgtccggacctctggcagtctctatgggggagccacagggttcaattctcgggccgactctcttctctgtatacatcaatgatgtcgctcttgctgctggtgattctctgatccacctctatgcagacgacaccattctgtatacttctggcccttctttggacactgtgttaactaacctctagacgagcttcaatgccatacaactctccttccgtggcctccaactgctcttaaacgcaaataaaactaaatgcatgctattcaaccgatcattgcccgcacctacccgcccatccagcatcactactctggacggctctgacttagaatacgtggataactacaaatacctaggtgtctggctagactgtaaactctccttccagactcacattaagcatctccaatcaaaaattaaatctagaaacggcttcctatttcgcaacaaagctttcttcactcatactgccaaacataccctcgtaaaactgaccatcctaccgatcctcgacttaggcgatgtcatctataaaatagcctccaacactctactcagcaaactggatgtagtctatcacagctccatccgttttgtcaccaaagcccaatatactacccaccactatgacctgtacgctctcattggctggccctcgcttcattcttgtcgccaaacacactggctacaggttatctacaagtctcttctaggtaaagccccgccataTCTgcgctcgctggtcaccatagcagcagccactcgtagcacatgctccagcaggtatatctcactggtcacccccaaagccaatttctcctttggtcgcctttccttccagttctctgctgccactgactggaacgaaatggaaaaatcactgaagctggagattcccatctccctcactagctttaagaaccagctgtcagagcagctcacagatcactgcacctgttcatagcccatctgtatacagcccatgtatctacctcatccccatgctgtattttttttattttgctccttttgcaccacagtatctctacttgcacatccatcttttgcacatctaccattccattgtttaattgccatattgtaattacttcgccaccatggcctatttattgccttaactcccttatttgaccatatttacactcactgtatatagactttgttttctttttttctactgtattattgactgtgtgttttgttcattccatgtgtaactctgttgttgtatgtccagatcctagatcagcactccaactctgagacgctttatgaataaaTTCAGCAGAATAATTACTCTACATCTGACATTTTAGCCTATAACATGACATTTCAATGTGAAACCACCTATGAAATTTTATCAAGACCCTGAAGGAACAGGTGTGTTTGTACTGGGTTGGAACAAAAAGCCTGCACCTCCTCCTGCTTGTCTCCAGGACTATGCAAACAGTTTTGGTGACCACTTCCCCACAATATATGATCTTTACAGTTGAACAGGCTTTGTATTTTATTAATTAAATCAAATATTATATATAAAAATTAGCAATTAACCATTGCCAAGATTTGACCTTGTATAGTCATTCAAAAACgtacacaacacaatgacacacacacacacacagccctgtcaAAACGAGTGACTCTGCAGGGAAAATATCCTTGTTATCGTAGCCTATACCAGGGAACTATTGgcacattttattttcattttaccCTTGTAAAAAAAACGACAAATAGAAAGTTCAAACAAATCATGTTGTCGTTGCTTGTCAACGTTGCATCACCAGCAGTCAACAGTAGGGTGAAAGTTGGTTACGTCGTTGTGAAAATGAAAGTTGAGAGATGGGGGTATTGACGCTGACGTCCCCATTCACTTTTCATTTGTAGCGCAACAGCAGAAGACAACGGAACAATATGTCGGACTAACTTTGAACGAAACCCACTAAATGAATGTCTTATATGGCTACATTTCTTAAGAAGTGTGGGTTTTATTTCGACTCCGACGATTTTGTTATTAGACTTTTTTTCTCGGTTCACGCGAAGTTATTCGCAGTTGAAAGCAAAGCTCGCGAATAGCCTTTACTCGCTATAGTAATAGCCTAGCCGGTATCTAAATGGAATAATATTTTCTTGTGGTTCAACTATAATTTAAAGCTGCTTTCAAGGAGAATGTGTATAGATTTACTTGGATTTGTTCGTCCAGGAGACGGAGCAGGCATGGAATTCCAAGTGCTACATGTGCTAGTCTGGAAAATGAAAGTCCCCGCCTCCGGTAGGTTGATCAGGGGAAATTCTCTATACAGCTTTCCCTTTCCCAATTCCACATAAAACTACTTAACacagccaagatgttcaaactcATCTGGATAACTAACAGCGAAACAAACTGCAATTTACAATGTATACAATGCAAAGCTGGAGTTGTATTTTTCTTATTATTTGCAGTATGCAGAGCGTGTGTCATTGCTGTGACTGGATCCGACACCATTACGGTCACTTGAGCGCAGAATACCTTTCCCTGCTGGACCAGATGGTGAGTTATCAGCACATTGTAAGAGGAGACTGAATGCATGTATTAAGGACAGCAAAACAACCAACCAAGTAAAATAGTCATACGTTTCATGTTTAGCATCTGTGTTAGAAAACTGTTAGCCTATATTTGAATATACATAGTAAAAGGGCTCGAAGGCTATAATGACAGCTAGATCAAGAGACGCTATCTACATTAGGCCTACTGTACTAGCAGTATAAGCTATACTTGATGTCTGTCTTGATTGCTCTTAAAGTATTTGACACGTGACTTAACATACTATATTGATTGTTTTCCAGGGAGGAGATATCACAAACCAGAATGCCCCAGTCCTTTTCCCAACATCACTTTACAGACACATAGATGATGCTGAGGTAAAGACTAGAATTTTGACTTATCATGTTCTGATATGCTTTGGAATGGTGGTCTTGACCCAATGTTATATTGATGGCATAACGGAAGCCTATACTGTTTCTAATCTTCTTTTTATATCTTCCTGGGTAGTTTGAGGACAAAGTCAGATTCCTGAAAGAGACCATCTATCAAATCACAAAACTGTTTGATGGGAATATGAAATCTGTCACCTGGGACAAGAAAAACCTGGACGATTTCCTCAACATTCTAGAACGGCAATTGGAGAACCTTAATTCCTGTGTAAGTAACGGGTCTATTTAAAGTATAATCTCTGTTTTGGTCAGGGCTCTCCAAACCATTTCACAGAGAGTTACCTTCCTGTATGTTTTCGCTCCAACCCGAggtgtaactaacctgattcagtttatgACCACCTAATTAAATAGGTGTGATAGATTAggtttggagtgaaaacctacaggaaggtagttCTCAAGGATCAGGTttggagagccctggtttagGTGTAGCCTAATAACTCTACAAGTGGAAAAGTCTACGTATAAAGTGCATataaagtattcaaccccttgacttttcccacatttggttacgttacagcctttttctaaaattgattaaatagatgttccccctcatcaatccacacacaatacccaataatgacaaagcaaaaaccgtgttttagacatttttgcaactgtattaacaataaaaaactgaaatatcacatttacataagtattcagaccatttactcagtactttgttgaagcaccattgtcagtgattacagccttgagtcttattggatatcatgctacaagcttggcacatctgtatttggggagtttctgcaaTTCTTCTATGCaaatcctctcaagatctgtcaggttggataaggagcgtcgctgcacagcaattttcaggtctctccagtggTGTTCGATCaggtcaagtccgggctctggctgggccactcaaggacattcagagacttggcccgaagccactcctgcgttgtcttggctgtatgcttagggtcattgtcctgttggaaggtgaaccttcgccccagtctgaggtcctgagcgctcttgcAGTTTTTCATCTCGGTtgactctgtactttgctctgttcatctttccctcgatcttgacgagtctcacagtccctgccaatgaaaaacatccacagcatgatgctgccaccactatgcttaaccgtagtgatggtgcaaggtttcctccagatgtgatgcttggcattcgggccaaataggtttcataagaccagagacacttgtttctcatggtctgagagtcctttaggtgccttttggcaaactccaagtgggctgcaatgtgccttttactgaggagtagttTCCATCTGGGCACTTTATCTtaaaggactgattggtggagtactgcagagatggttgtctttctggaaggctctcccatccccacagaggaaatctggagctctgtcagagtgaccatcgggttcttggtcacctccctgaccaaggcctttctcccccaattgctcagtttggcctggtggccagctctaggaagagtcttggaggtTACAAagtttttccatttaagaatgatggaggccactgttttcttgaggaccttcaatgctgcagaaatatttttgtaccctttcccagatctctgcctcaacacaatcttgtctcggagctctacggacaatttcctCAACTTCATgacctggtttttgctctgacatgcactgtcaactgtaggaccttaaaTATACatgtttgtgcctttccaaattatgtccaatcagtTGATTTTActtcaggtggactccaatcaaagtgtagaaacatctccaggatgatcaatgataacaggatgcacctgagctgacttttgagtctcatagcaaagggtctgaattaatttgtaaataaggtgtttctgtttttgcATCATCATtattggatattgtgtgtagattgatgaggatttttttcttaaatcaattttagaataaggctgtaacttaacaaaatttggaaaaagggaaggggtatgaacactttccgaacgcactgtatATGGGTTATTACAAATTTTGAGCCAGTTTGCGACAGCAGATAAATAATATTGCAGCAATGAGAAATGTAAATtattgtggattataattaatggaaagTTTTCATGGGCTTTGATGCATTTTTCATTATGGCAAATCAAGTTTgatattttaaagtggaaattacaatctTTAGAATCCTTTTCAAACATTGAATACACATTAAGTTTCCAATACTCTGAAAAAAAAGCTAAAATGAAGATCCTATTACGCTAATGTTTTGTTTAATTTTGTCCAACAGGTATCACCTGCCATGAAACCTGAGAGGAGACTGAAACACTACTTCAAGAAGTTGAATAGGAAGGTTCTGAGAAAAATGGTGAGTTTGGTTTCGTATGGAAACGTGTTTATTACATGTAATCAAATGAATATTAACTAGGCTTGGCTAAACAAGGGCAGTGTTCTGGGGACATATGTATCAAACATCTCAGAAGTGCTGATCTTGTATCAGgtctcctcagtccttatctgtagTGATCTAAAagacaaaactgatcctaaatcagcactcctactctgagaagaTTAACACACACGGCACCAGTCTATTCTTTGTTGTTCAAGACAATAAGGTCATTATTTTGCCAAGAAAGTTCACCCCACTAATATTTCAAATGTTCTGTGTTTTTCAGAACTACAGTGCACAGGCGTGGGAGCTCATCAGGAAAGAGACGAAACGTCATCTGCAAAGATTGGATATCCTTGCAGCACAGATGTACTGATCATCCAGACTCATTTCAGAAGCTACGCCCTTACCAGTTTATAAAGCATGAATACAATCATGTGGGACCCTGTCAGTCTATTTATTATATTTAAATCCATAaattattgttttttatttttataatttattatttatattttgtatTTCCCTTTTGTACATGTGTTGAACTGAACTGTATTGCCTGTCTACTTGAAAAAAACTGTTTAAAAATAATAttgaaaatgtgaataaaaaCGTATTTTGTATAAATTGTCCAAATTTCGTTCTTGTCTGAAACCAATGAGTGAATTTATAATATCTTATCTAACCATCAGAGGGGATGGACATTAAACTTGTTGCTGATCAGTCACATGATAATTTCTACTTTAAGTTCATGTATGATTGCAGTTTTGTGTCTTTTCGTGATTTATTTTTAATGTGTTTTTGTACTTTGTGAGGGTTGCTGTTCTTTTTATTTTCcctgtttgtttttgtgttgtaATTACACTGTCGTAGTGGGCTGAAGGGTGTGGGGAGATATGAGTGAGGAGTAGAGGATCATTTGGGGGACCAGTAACTTTTAGCTCCCACTTGACATTGTGGATGTTCATTTATTCAGTCTGTCCATTGTATTAAACACCTGTatgtctggagctctgtcagagtgaccaaagACATGGAAAGACAAAATGGAAAAAGAGACAAAAAAACAACGGTGTCAGCAGAAGGGGAAGGCCAGAGAACACATACTTGGACTAGCTAAGGAGCAACACcggactggaggaggaggagattgtATCTACAATGTAGGACAGGCACCTCTGGAGGACCCACCTTTCACCCAGTCGACCCAAATCCATATGGTGAGGACTGTACATGTTTAAACAATGTAAGAGAAGAAAGGAGGATATTTTTTAATCACACTCACGAATACTCATGAATACCCCTGTCGGTAAATTATTCCCTGAATCTATTCTGTCACGCCccgaaatctgctccttttattctctgtccccaacgcactagatgaccagtttTGATAGACTTTAGcagtaccctcatcctactcctcctctgttcatcgggtgatgtggaggttaacccaggccctgcgtatCTCctggcactctcatttgttgacttctgtaaccttggtttcatacatgttaacatcagaagcctccttcctaaatttgttttactcactgctttagcacactccaccaaccctgatgtccttgctgtgtctgaatcctggctaagGAAGTCCACCAAAAATTatgagatttccatccccaactacaacattttccatcaagatagaactgccaaagggggaggcgttgcaatctactgcagagattgcctgcaaagttctgtcacactttccaggtctatgcccaaacagtttgagcttctaatttttaaaatgtttctctccagaaataagtctctcactgttgccatctgttatagacccccctcagctcccagctgtgccctggacaccatatgtgaaatgATTGCACCACATCTACCGTCAGAGTTTGATCTGCTAGGTGACCAAAACTGGGATATGATTAACACCCCGGCAGCCCTACAATCTAAAccagatgccctcaatctcacacaaattatcaaggaacccaccaggtacaaccctaaatcggCAAACATGGGCACCCTCGTTGATATTATCCTTACCAACTTgacctccaaatacacctctgctgttctcaatcaggatctcagcgatctcTGCCTCATTGCCAGCATCCGCTATGGATCCGCGGTGAAACGGCCACCcctagcattgaatagtccccgcgatatgcaacttttcagagaaATCAGgtaccaatacacgcagtcagtcaggaaagcaaaggctagctttttcaaacagaaatttgcatcctgtagttctaactccaaaacgttttgacactgtaaagtccatggagaataagagcacatcctcccagctgcccactgcactgaggatggggtacagtggggagaagaagtatttgatacactgccgattttgcaggttttcctacttacaaagcatgtactTTTATCATAGATAAACTTCAACTGTGaaagatggaatctaaaacaaaaatctagaaaatcacattgtatgatttttaagtaattaattttcattttattgcatgacatgagtatttgatacatcagaaaagcagaacttaatatttggtacagaaacctttgtttgcaattacagagatcatacgtttcctgtagttcttgaccaggtttgcacacactgcagcagggattttggcccactcctctatgcagaccttctccagatccttcaggtttcggggctgttgctgggcaatacggactttcagctccctccaaatattttctattgggttcaggtctggagactggctaggccactccctcaatacggtgcagtcgtcctgtcccctttgcagaaaagcatccccaaagaatgatgttttcacttccatgcttcacggttgggatggtgttcttggggttgtactcatccttcttcttcctccaaacacggcgagtgttTGGAGTGACCTCCTCCCATCCACATgacctcctcccattcctcctctggatcttccagatggtcattggcaaacttcagatgggcctggacatgcactggcttgagcagggggaccttgcgtgcgctgcaggattttaatccatgacggcgtggtgtgttactaatggttttctttgagactgtggtcccatctctcttcaggtcattgaccaggtcctgcagtTTAGTTCTGGtttgatccctcaccttcctcatggtcattgatgccccacgaggtgagatcttgcatggagc contains:
- the ifn1 gene encoding interferon a3 precursor, translated to MYTMQSWSCIFLIICSMQSVCHCCDWIRHHYGHLSAEYLSLLDQMGGDITNQNAPVLFPTSLYRHIDDAEFEDKVRFLKETIYQITKLFDGNMKSVTWDKKNLDDFLNILERQLENLNSCVSPAMKPERRLKHYFKKLNRKVLRKMNYSAQAWELIRKETKRHLQRLDILAAQMY
- the ifn1 gene encoding interferon a3 isoform X1, translated to MQSVCHCCDWIRHHYGHLSAEYLSLLDQMGGDITNQNAPVLFPTSLYRHIDDAEFEDKVRFLKETIYQITKLFDGNMKSVTWDKKNLDDFLNILERQLENLNSCVSPAMKPERRLKHYFKKLNRKVLRKMNYSAQAWELIRKETKRHLQRLDILAAQMY